One region of Rhodocaloribacter litoris genomic DNA includes:
- a CDS encoding cystathionine gamma-synthase has translation MQASRPRYGFGTQAVHAGQTPDPATGAIMPPIYQTSTYVQRAPGDHQGYEYARVSNPTRTALEGNLAALEGARHGIAFASGVAATDAVVRCLRPGDHLVASEDLYGGTYRLFRQVFEPFGIHATFVDMTDLDAVEQALTPATKLLWIETPTNPLLRILDIRALSELAHAHGIDVAVDNTFATPYLQQPLSLGADLVVHSTTKYLGGHSDLIGGAVCTSRDDWAERLRFLVKTVGAVPGPMDCFLTLRGTKTLHLRMERHAENARRVAEFLAGHPKVGRVYYPGLPGDPGHALARRQMRAFGGMVSFVLKDESLEKAVRVLSGTHVFALAESLGGVESLINHPATMTHASIPREDRLRAGLSDALIRLSVGIEEVDDLLADLDQALAAV, from the coding sequence ATGCAAGCATCCAGACCTCGATACGGATTCGGCACCCAAGCCGTCCATGCCGGCCAGACGCCGGACCCGGCCACCGGCGCCATCATGCCGCCCATCTACCAGACCTCGACCTACGTGCAGCGGGCGCCGGGGGATCACCAGGGCTACGAATATGCCCGGGTCAGCAATCCGACGCGCACCGCGCTCGAGGGCAACCTGGCCGCCCTCGAAGGCGCCCGCCACGGCATCGCCTTCGCTTCGGGGGTGGCCGCGACCGACGCTGTCGTGCGTTGCCTTCGGCCCGGAGACCACCTCGTCGCGTCCGAAGACCTCTACGGGGGCACCTACCGCCTCTTCCGGCAGGTGTTCGAGCCCTTCGGCATCCACGCCACCTTCGTCGACATGACGGACCTGGACGCCGTCGAACAGGCCCTGACGCCGGCGACGAAGCTGCTCTGGATCGAGACGCCGACGAACCCGCTGCTGCGCATCCTCGACATCCGCGCCCTGAGCGAACTGGCCCACGCGCACGGCATCGATGTGGCCGTCGACAACACGTTCGCCACCCCCTACCTGCAGCAGCCCCTCTCTCTCGGGGCCGACCTGGTCGTGCATTCCACGACCAAATACCTCGGCGGCCATTCGGACCTCATCGGCGGCGCCGTCTGTACCAGCCGGGACGACTGGGCCGAACGCCTGCGTTTTCTGGTCAAGACGGTCGGCGCGGTGCCGGGGCCGATGGATTGCTTTCTCACGCTGCGCGGGACGAAGACCCTCCACCTGCGTATGGAGCGCCATGCGGAGAATGCACGGCGGGTGGCCGAATTTCTCGCCGGGCATCCCAAGGTAGGGCGGGTGTATTATCCCGGGCTGCCCGGCGACCCGGGCCATGCGCTCGCGCGGCGCCAGATGCGTGCCTTCGGGGGGATGGTTTCCTTTGTCCTCAAAGACGAATCCCTGGAGAAGGCCGTACGGGTGCTCTCGGGTACGCACGTCTTTGCCCTGGCCGAGAGCCTCGGGGGGGTCGAGAGCCTGATCAACCACCCGGCGACGATGACGCATGCCTCCATCCCTCGCGAGGACCGGCTCCGGGCCGGTCTCAGCGATGCCCTGATCCGGTTGTCGGTCGGCATCGAGGAGGTGGACGACCTTCTGGCCGACCTCGATCAGGCCCTGGCGGCGGTGTGA